In the Blautia coccoides genome, CTCTATCTCATCATCAATCTCTGATAAACTTTTATAACATTTTCTGCCCAGCACGGTATCCCTGCCGGGGTTTACAAAATACACCCTGCTCAGATCTTTTCTGTACTCCAGAATGTTTCTGCAGGTATCCCCTCCGAATCCTGATTTCTCGCTGGCACCTACAACAGCAAGGGACCTGGCCTTCAGCAGTTTATTTAGATCCATATATTCACCTGCTTTCTGTGAAACACATTTACACAGCTTTTACTCCTGCATCAAAACAAAGGGCATTCTTTGGATTTACCTTCCCTTTTTTCGCAAAATACTCATCAATGGAATGCTTCATAAAATTCTTCTCAAACAGTCCTGTTTCTTTGCAGAGCGCCCCAAGCATAACTATATTGGTGCCCTTGGGATTTCCGAGACCCGATGCGATCTCCGTAGCCGGTACTTTTACCACCTTGATATCGTCTCTGAATATCCGTGTCTCATCTAGAAGCGAGCTGTTTGCCACAAGGACAGCCCCCGGTTTCATAGTCGGCTCAAATTTATCAATGGCCACATCATTCATGGAAACCAGAATATCCAAATGCTTCGCATAAGGGCTTGCAATCTCTTCCTCACTTATCTTCACATTACAATTGGCAGTTCCCCCTCGCATTTCGGAGCCATAAGAAGGATACCATGTAAAATATTTGCCTTCCTGCATACCACAGTAGGCCAGAATCATTCCGGTTATCAATACACCCTGACCGCCAAATCCCGCACAAATAATTTCTGTCATTCTTCTTCTCCTTTCTTATCTACGAATTCTCCTACTTTATAGTAGGAAAGGGTCTTCTCACGAATATGTTTCAGGCTGTCCACCGGCGATAATCCCCAGTTGGTGGGACAGGGTGCCAGAATTTCA is a window encoding:
- a CDS encoding 2-oxoacid:acceptor oxidoreductase family protein yields the protein MTEIICAGFGGQGVLITGMILAYCGMQEGKYFTWYPSYGSEMRGGTANCNVKISEEEIASPYAKHLDILVSMNDVAIDKFEPTMKPGAVLVANSSLLDETRIFRDDIKVVKVPATEIASGLGNPKGTNIVMLGALCKETGLFEKNFMKHSIDEYFAKKGKVNPKNALCFDAGVKAV